Proteins encoded by one window of Thermobaculum terrenum ATCC BAA-798:
- the rsrA gene encoding mycothiol system anti-sigma-R factor, which produces MSDCHEVHQRLYLYLDRELLPEEVIEIRQHILNCKECFELVSFESGVIKLIKRDCGCDKAPDHLKARIKSILKKKTY; this is translated from the coding sequence GTACATCAAAGGCTGTACCTTTACCTAGATAGGGAATTGCTTCCGGAGGAGGTCATAGAGATAAGGCAGCATATTCTCAACTGTAAAGAATGCTTCGAGTTGGTGAGCTTCGAGTCCGGAGTGATCAAGCTTATTAAAAGGGATTGTGGGTGTGATAAGGCCCCAGACCATCTAAAGGCGCGTATAAAATCGATCCTAAAGAAGAAAACATATTAG
- a CDS encoding MDR family MFS transporter has product MVSEGLARNSRKLIVVGLMLATFLSAMDSSVVSTAMPTITGILGGFSLYSWVFSIYLLTSTVTVPIYGKLADLYGRKRVLLFGILVFLLGSGLCGLAQSMLQLVIFRGIQGIGAGAILPITMTIFGDIFSIEERARVQGLTGSVWGISAIVGPALGGLIVDNTSWRWVFLINLPAGLLSLLVLIFFFHEKTQVHQHSVDYVGAIALMAGSAALLLALTSGGRDWEWVSAQSISVFLFAVLSIIAFLLVEVRVSEPILPLSIFADRMIAVSGIASLLAGGVMIGATTYVPLFAQGSLGTSATVAGAVLATMSIGWPIASSLSGRLILRVGYRITAVVGGVFLVLGSGLLFYFSHLSSPLLIAVASFVIGAGMGFSTTAFIVGIQNAVDWSRRGVATSSNLFLRSMGASIWVALLGAIANNVLISDLNSPRAPQMINQLLQPGSSGAVVQGMESVRLAISHASQSVFFWQLVTACITFIAICFMPSGDINDKG; this is encoded by the coding sequence GTGGTATCTGAAGGTCTTGCAAGAAATTCGCGCAAGCTGATAGTTGTGGGCCTTATGTTGGCCACTTTCCTCTCGGCTATGGATAGCAGCGTAGTAAGTACTGCTATGCCGACTATAACTGGCATTTTAGGCGGTTTTAGTCTTTACAGTTGGGTGTTCTCGATATACCTTCTGACGTCCACAGTCACTGTTCCGATATATGGGAAACTTGCCGATCTTTATGGTCGTAAGAGGGTTCTCCTGTTTGGTATTCTCGTGTTCTTGTTGGGTTCCGGTCTATGTGGCCTGGCTCAGAGCATGCTCCAGCTGGTCATATTCAGAGGTATTCAAGGTATTGGCGCTGGTGCGATACTCCCTATTACTATGACTATCTTTGGAGATATCTTTAGTATTGAGGAGAGAGCCCGTGTACAAGGTTTGACGGGTAGCGTGTGGGGGATATCTGCCATAGTTGGTCCTGCTTTGGGCGGGTTAATAGTTGACAACACTAGCTGGCGCTGGGTATTTCTAATAAACCTACCGGCTGGTTTGTTATCTCTCCTGGTTCTCATATTTTTCTTTCATGAGAAGACTCAAGTGCACCAACATTCTGTGGACTACGTAGGCGCGATTGCTTTGATGGCAGGTTCAGCAGCATTATTGCTGGCGCTCACGTCAGGAGGCAGGGACTGGGAGTGGGTCAGCGCGCAAAGCATATCGGTGTTTTTGTTTGCAGTGCTATCTATTATTGCATTTCTATTGGTTGAGGTCAGGGTTTCGGAACCTATACTGCCACTATCGATATTTGCCGATAGGATGATAGCTGTCTCTGGTATAGCCAGTTTGCTAGCTGGTGGGGTTATGATAGGTGCTACAACCTACGTTCCGTTGTTTGCTCAGGGATCACTGGGTACGTCCGCTACGGTGGCTGGGGCTGTGCTGGCAACGATGTCTATCGGGTGGCCTATAGCCTCATCGCTTTCTGGAAGGTTAATCTTGAGGGTAGGATACCGGATAACAGCCGTTGTTGGAGGAGTTTTCCTAGTCCTGGGTTCTGGGCTATTATTCTACTTCTCACATCTGAGCAGCCCCCTGCTGATTGCCGTTGCTTCGTTTGTTATAGGGGCGGGTATGGGTTTCTCTACTACGGCTTTTATAGTAGGTATTCAAAACGCGGTAGATTGGAGTCGTAGGGGAGTTGCTACATCCTCTAACTTGTTTCTTAGGAGCATGGGCGCGTCGATATGGGTGGCTTTATTGGGTGCAATAGCGAATAACGTACTTATATCCGATCTTAACAGCCCAAGAGCCCCTCAGATGATAAACCAGTTGTTACAGCCTGGTTCATCCGGCGCTGTTGTCCAAGGCATGGAGTCTGTAAGGTTAGCTATCTCTCATGCTTCCCAGTCGGTATTCTTCTGGCAGTTAGTCACTGCCTGCATCACCTTCATCGCCATATGTTTTATGCCTTCTGGAGATATAAATGACAAGGGTTAG
- the prfB gene encoding peptide chain release factor 2 (programmed frameshift), whose protein sequence is MYEELKDKIDNLRERISTFKEHLDLENKRLEIEKLEQRAASSELWADPAEAQKVMKNLNDLKDQLEVWSKIERRLEDAEVLLDLAYEEDSASDFHEAASQIRALENQLNHLELELLLSGSYDQEDAIIAIHAREGGIDAQDWASMLVRMYLRWAQRRGWQAELVSSIEGEEAGYKSATIEIKGKYAYGYAKAEAGQHRLVRLSPFDQAHRRHTSFALVEVLPDVEETPEVQIREEDLKIDTYRASSAGGQHVNKTSSAVRITHIPTGIVVTCQNERSQFQNKETALKILRARLLELELRRQAEEQARLKGEHIATGWGSQIRSYVLHPYTMVKDHRTGYEVSDVESVLDGEIDPFIEAYLSQTLAAGDSARV, encoded by the exons ATGTACGAAGAGTTGAAGGACAAGATAGATAACCTCAGGGAAAGGATATCCACCTTCAAGGAGCATCTT GACCTGGAGAATAAGCGTTTAGAGATAGAAAAATTGGAGCAACGAGCCGCCAGCAGCGAGCTATGGGCAGATCCTGCCGAAGCTCAGAAAGTGATGAAAAACCTGAATGATCTTAAAGATCAGCTTGAAGTATGGAGCAAGATAGAGCGTCGGCTGGAGGATGCAGAAGTATTACTGGATTTAGCATACGAAGAAGATTCAGCTTCGGATTTTCATGAAGCTGCTTCACAGATTCGTGCCCTGGAAAACCAGCTAAACCACCTTGAATTAGAACTACTTCTTTCCGGAAGTTATGACCAGGAGGATGCAATCATAGCTATTCATGCTCGAGAAGGTGGTATAGATGCTCAGGATTGGGCCTCCATGCTGGTCAGAATGTATCTCCGATGGGCACAAAGAAGAGGTTGGCAAGCCGAGCTGGTCAGCAGCATAGAAGGCGAGGAGGCAGGCTATAAGTCTGCCACTATAGAGATCAAAGGCAAATATGCCTATGGTTATGCCAAAGCCGAAGCTGGACAGCATCGTCTGGTAAGACTATCACCTTTTGATCAAGCCCATAGAAGGCATACAAGCTTTGCCCTTGTAGAGGTTCTTCCCGACGTTGAGGAAACTCCCGAAGTCCAGATAAGAGAGGAAGACCTGAAAATCGATACTTATAGGGCCTCGAGCGCAGGAGGACAGCACGTAAACAAGACGTCATCTGCGGTGAGGATCACACACATCCCGACAGGTATAGTAGTAACCTGCCAGAATGAGCGCTCTCAGTTCCAGAACAAGGAGACAGCACTAAAGATCCTTAGAGCTCGGCTACTCGAGTTAGAGCTGAGAAGGCAAGCCGAGGAACAAGCTAGGCTTAAGGGAGAACACATCGCAACAGGATGGGGATCTCAAATAAGGTCTTATGTCCTCCATCCGTACACAATGGTCAAAGATCACCGTACTGGCTATGAGGTCTCAGATGTAGAGTCCGTGCTGGATGGAGAAATTGATCCATTTATCGAAGCCTACCTGAGCCAAACACTAGCTGCAGGAGACTCGGCAAGAGTATAG
- a CDS encoding acetoin utilization protein AcuC, protein MNRPLYVFYGDEILTYYFGPSHPFNQKRVKLSVDLMKDLGLFSHKNQLLPIRQASIEEALAFHQEKYINFLQEVEKTGDIYLDQGDTPSFRGCLQASLWIVGATLQALDAVLTESVYAFNPGGGLHHAHRYRASGFCILNDAAIALEIARRKYGINKAAYIDIDVHHGDGVFYGFYAEDWLLDLDLHQDGRTLFPGTGFVQEIGEGGALGLKRNIPLAPGASDDSAMYAWREVIEPSIREFKPEMIVMQCGADAHYGDPLAMLSWSNNTYTNFARSIAELSEEICNGRLLLLGGGGYKPSNACLAWAAIALTVSGQEAPDSLPDSWTEKFKEAYGYSPPESILEPETQDPRTLQSTQKTVQNLKALIQSRITPS, encoded by the coding sequence ATGAATAGACCCCTCTATGTTTTCTATGGGGATGAAATCCTAACCTATTACTTTGGGCCATCCCATCCATTTAACCAGAAAAGAGTAAAACTGTCTGTTGATCTTATGAAAGACCTGGGATTATTTTCCCATAAGAACCAACTACTACCTATACGCCAAGCATCCATAGAAGAGGCACTTGCCTTTCATCAAGAAAAGTACATAAATTTCCTGCAGGAAGTAGAAAAGACAGGAGACATCTATCTAGATCAAGGAGATACCCCAAGTTTCCGAGGATGTCTGCAAGCCTCATTGTGGATAGTCGGCGCCACGCTACAAGCTCTGGATGCAGTACTAACAGAATCCGTCTATGCGTTCAATCCGGGCGGAGGTTTACATCACGCACATAGATATAGAGCTTCTGGGTTCTGTATACTCAACGATGCAGCCATTGCATTAGAGATAGCTAGACGCAAATATGGCATTAATAAGGCAGCATATATAGATATAGATGTCCATCACGGAGACGGAGTATTTTACGGATTCTATGCTGAAGATTGGCTTCTAGACTTAGATTTACACCAAGATGGTAGAACGTTATTCCCAGGAACTGGATTTGTGCAGGAAATAGGTGAGGGGGGTGCATTAGGACTAAAGCGGAACATACCGCTTGCCCCCGGTGCAAGCGATGACTCAGCTATGTATGCTTGGAGAGAAGTCATAGAACCTTCGATAAGGGAGTTCAAACCTGAAATGATAGTCATGCAATGTGGGGCTGATGCTCACTACGGAGACCCGCTAGCCATGCTGAGTTGGAGCAACAACACCTACACCAACTTCGCAAGATCTATAGCTGAGCTATCAGAAGAAATATGTAACGGCAGGTTGTTACTTCTAGGGGGAGGGGGGTACAAACCCTCTAATGCGTGTCTGGCATGGGCAGCAATAGCTTTGACCGTTTCTGGTCAGGAGGCTCCAGACAGCTTACCTGATAGTTGGACAGAAAAGTTTAAGGAAGCCTATGGATATTCCCCCCCGGAGAGTATATTAGAGCCCGAAACACAAGACCCAAGAACTCTACAGTCAACCCAAAAGACTGTTCAAAACCTGAAGGCATTGATCCAAAGCAGAATAACCCCAAGCTAA
- the queG gene encoding tRNA epoxyqueuosine(34) reductase QueG, producing the protein MQTSLVLTIEDIKKLATECSLDVVGVTSADSFDDVRQIYLERYAKGYFGEMRWITPERINLGCSPQDMLPGARSILVFAYSYLRDSNVPNENDGVIRGRVARYALGEDYHYFLKEKIELFLDKLKVITGKDFASRISVDSGPVIDRAVAARAGVGWYGKNTNILIPGYGSWVLLGTALVDIDLPLSSHIRKSCGSCTRCISACPTGALVAPGVLDSRRCISYLTIELKGPIPRDLRPLIGDWIFGCDICQEVCPVNIKGKKPNHPEFSDLPGWGHRPDLVSLMRMTEDEFRNKFRRSPVKRTKRRGLLRNVAVALGNSGDRRAVPVLVEALSDHEPLVRGHAAWALGRLGGSEAKYALESRLQIEEDSYVREEIQLALDEIEV; encoded by the coding sequence ATGCAGACTTCTCTTGTTCTAACCATAGAAGATATCAAGAAGCTGGCTACGGAATGTTCTCTCGATGTGGTAGGAGTGACTTCTGCTGATTCCTTTGATGATGTAAGGCAGATATACCTGGAAAGATATGCTAAAGGCTATTTTGGTGAGATGAGGTGGATAACACCAGAACGCATAAATTTGGGGTGCTCTCCTCAGGATATGCTACCAGGAGCTAGGAGCATACTAGTTTTCGCGTATTCGTACCTAAGAGATTCCAACGTTCCCAATGAAAATGATGGGGTTATCAGGGGTAGGGTTGCTAGATATGCATTAGGGGAGGACTACCACTATTTTCTAAAGGAGAAGATAGAGCTTTTCCTTGATAAGCTGAAGGTTATAACTGGCAAGGATTTCGCTTCCAGAATAAGTGTGGATAGTGGCCCTGTAATAGATAGAGCGGTGGCAGCCAGGGCAGGGGTAGGTTGGTACGGAAAGAACACCAATATTCTGATTCCAGGCTATGGATCTTGGGTACTTTTAGGAACTGCCTTAGTTGATATAGACCTCCCCCTTTCTTCGCATATAAGGAAGTCTTGTGGGAGTTGTACAAGGTGTATATCAGCTTGCCCTACAGGTGCTCTGGTAGCTCCTGGTGTTCTCGATAGTAGAAGATGCATCTCTTATCTAACGATAGAGTTAAAGGGTCCTATACCAAGGGACTTACGGCCACTTATCGGGGACTGGATATTTGGATGTGATATATGCCAGGAAGTTTGCCCTGTAAATATAAAGGGCAAGAAGCCTAATCATCCTGAGTTTTCGGATCTACCTGGGTGGGGACATCGACCTGATCTCGTAAGCCTAATGAGAATGACTGAAGATGAATTCAGAAACAAATTCAGAAGAAGCCCTGTGAAAAGAACCAAACGTAGGGGCTTATTAAGAAACGTGGCTGTGGCTCTTGGTAACTCCGGCGACAGAAGGGCTGTGCCAGTTTTGGTGGAGGCTTTGTCTGATCACGAGCCCCTAGTTAGAGGGCATGCTGCCTGGGCTCTGGGTAGACTCGGCGGGTCTGAGGCTAAATATGCCTTGGAATCCCGCCTCCAAATAGAGGAAGATAGTTATGTAAGAGAGGAGATACAGCTAGCATTAGATGAGATTGAGGTATAA
- a CDS encoding DUF3090 domain-containing protein, with the protein MASETYDFGVIDRLGADAVGLPGQRTFRLRFLNERGEGADLWIEKEQMQALGQAIEQLLAQLSDDPFIDLVSNEPEKEEPNIQLPFPQPPTVEFKVGRLALGYDEGKGRFALLIHDIEEEQEGAPDFRCLVTREQLKELSKQIDTVVKAGRPRCPLCETPLTPGVAHFCPPSNGHARVQLEDEG; encoded by the coding sequence ATGGCAAGTGAGACTTACGACTTCGGAGTTATTGATAGACTAGGCGCGGACGCCGTTGGACTCCCGGGTCAGAGGACATTTCGCCTAAGATTTCTTAACGAACGCGGCGAGGGGGCTGACCTGTGGATAGAGAAAGAGCAGATGCAGGCACTAGGGCAGGCTATAGAGCAATTGCTTGCGCAGCTTAGTGATGACCCTTTTATAGACCTGGTAAGCAATGAACCAGAAAAGGAAGAACCCAACATTCAGCTACCTTTCCCACAACCGCCGACGGTGGAATTCAAGGTGGGGAGACTAGCTCTTGGCTACGACGAAGGGAAAGGGCGCTTTGCTTTGCTAATACATGATATTGAAGAAGAACAAGAAGGTGCACCTGATTTCAGGTGCTTGGTTACAAGGGAGCAACTCAAAGAGCTGAGTAAGCAAATTGACACCGTAGTGAAAGCGGGCAGACCCCGCTGCCCCCTATGCGAAACTCCGCTTACACCTGGTGTAGCTCACTTCTGTCCACCCTCTAATGGGCATGCTCGGGTGCAACTGGAGGACGAAGGATAA
- a CDS encoding nucleotidyltransferase domain-containing protein, giving the protein MEGNKEQVNELVIRLSGELAAQGAAAVILLGSNARGDADSRSDIDIYALGEGPGYTLRIIDNRLVSISWHKMEDEYLAFHAPERAVYTVPAWRDAVILYDPSGIADQIKRHALEWTWEEIDPKRIDRYVADEITGLAEEVVKLVVSMDKHNWTNAAAQRSVLALRIPVILAVQKKILYRSENEVWDKISNIMGHKFSQAMKQALLCDGVVLTESCQAALDMYYIAAQEVYKMLSPRQKEVVDYACTIAKCSKTN; this is encoded by the coding sequence ATGGAAGGCAACAAAGAGCAGGTAAACGAGCTGGTCATAAGACTATCCGGAGAATTAGCAGCACAAGGTGCTGCAGCGGTGATCCTTCTAGGAAGTAATGCCAGGGGAGATGCAGATAGCAGATCAGATATCGACATCTATGCGCTGGGAGAAGGGCCAGGATACACCCTTAGAATCATAGACAACAGATTAGTTTCCATCTCCTGGCACAAGATGGAAGATGAATACCTGGCATTCCATGCTCCTGAACGAGCAGTCTATACCGTACCCGCATGGAGGGATGCAGTCATATTATACGACCCCAGCGGGATTGCTGACCAAATCAAGAGGCATGCACTAGAATGGACTTGGGAAGAGATAGATCCAAAGAGGATAGACAGATACGTAGCGGACGAGATCACTGGACTCGCTGAAGAAGTAGTTAAGCTTGTTGTTAGCATGGATAAACATAATTGGACTAATGCAGCAGCTCAGAGATCAGTGCTAGCACTGAGAATCCCTGTCATACTGGCAGTACAAAAAAAGATTCTATATCGAAGCGAGAATGAGGTCTGGGATAAGATCTCTAACATTATGGGACATAAATTCTCCCAAGCTATGAAGCAGGCTCTACTCTGTGATGGTGTAGTCCTCACAGAAAGTTGTCAGGCAGCATTGGACATGTACTATATTGCTGCACAAGAGGTCTACAAGATGCTGAGCCCAAGACAGAAAGAGGTAGTTGACTACGCCTGTACGATTGCTAAGTGTAGTAAGACCAATTAA